The Vicia villosa cultivar HV-30 ecotype Madison, WI linkage group LG1, Vvil1.0, whole genome shotgun sequence genome includes a region encoding these proteins:
- the LOC131629102 gene encoding choline monooxygenase, chloroplastic-like, translating to MLTQMAMIMQVKPFIPNLRKRQPQNHLNFPNKHSTSLICYSLINSDSVLSHTLAHHFNPEIPIEKAVTPPSSWYTDHSFFHLELDRVFYRGWQAVGSTEQIKDPGDFFTGRLGDVDFVVCRDDTGNVQAFYNVCRHHASILASGSGQKSCFVCPYHGWTYGLNGALLKANRISGMRDFNVNDFGLIPIKVATWGPFVLLNLEKENLTQEEVDSHNVAKEWLGSSSEILSTNGVDSSLSYVCRREYTVECNWKVFCDNYLDGGYHVPYAHKDLASGLNLDSYSTTLFERVSIQSCEGSSGKSEDRLGRKAIYAFIYPNFMINRYGPWMDTNLVLPLGANKCQVVFDYYLEPSLLGDKDFIEKSLQDSEKVQIEDIVLCEGVQKGLQSPAYSVGRYAPKVEQAMHHFHCLLHENLTT from the exons ATGCTTACGCAAATGGCGATGATCATGCAAGTCAAACCCTTTATCCCAAATCTCCGAAAGAGACAACCTCAAAACCACCTTAATTTTCCCAACAAACATTCAACAAGCCTCATTTGTTATTCTCTTATCAATTCAGATTCGGTTCTATCTCACACACTTGCTCACCACTTCAATCCAGAGATTCCCATAGAGAAAGCCGTTACACCTCCATCATCATGGTACACTGATCACTCTTTCTTCCACCTTGAGCTCGATCGCGTCTTCTACAGAGGCTGGCAAGCTGTGG GATCGACAGAGCAGATAAAGGATCCTGGCGATTTTTTCACTGGAAg ACTAGGAGATGTGGACTTTGTGGTATGCCGTGATGACACCGGAAATGTCCAGGCCTTCTACAATGTCTGTCGTCATCATGCTTCTATTCTTGCTTCTGGAAGTGGACAAAAGTCTTGTTTTGTCTGCCCTTACCAC GGATGGACATATGGATTAAATGGAGCGCTTCTTAAGGCAAATAGGATATCAGGAATGCGAGATTTCAACGTAAAT GATTTTGGTCTTATACCGATCAAAGTAGCTACGTGGGGGCCTTTTGTCCTTCTCaatttggaaaaggagaatcttACTCAAGAGGAAGTTGATAGTCATAATGTAGCAAAAGAATGGCTTGGTAGCTCTTCAGAAATACTGAGTACCAATGGAGTTGATTCTTCGTTAAGTTATGTATGTAGACGTGAATACACCGTTGAATGCAATTGGAAG gtattctgtGATAACTACTTAGATGGTGGCTATCATGTGCCATATGCGCATAAAGACCTGGCATCTGGTCTTAATCTCGATTCCTATTCTACCACA TTGTTTGAAAGGGTTAGCATCCAAAGTTGTGAAGGAAGCTCAGGGAAAAGCGAAGATAGACTTGGAAGAAAAGCTATATATGCTTTCATTTACCCAAACTTCATGATTAATAG GTATGGACCTTGGATGGACACCAATCTTGTACTTCCACTAGGAGCCAACAAATGTCAAGTGGTTTTTGACTACTATCTTGAACCCTCGCTCCTG GGTGACAAAGATTTCATAGAGAAAAGCTTACAAGACAGTGAGAAAGTGCAG ATAGAAGATATTGTGTTGTGTGAAGGTGTTCAAAAGGGCCTCCAATCTCCAGCGTATTCTGTCGGAAGATATGCTCCTAAAGTTGAGCAGGCCATGCACCATTTTCACTGTCTGCTGCACGAAAACCTGACAACATAA